Proteins encoded within one genomic window of Triticum aestivum cultivar Chinese Spring chromosome 2D, IWGSC CS RefSeq v2.1, whole genome shotgun sequence:
- the LOC123048565 gene encoding peroxidase 21, with amino-acid sequence MGLSSSLAPVASALLFLCCFTARNAAAASGDGGGGLRLNFYSESCPRAEQIVKEQVRRLYEEHGNTAVSWLRALFHDCTVKSCDASLLLETDAATGLVSEQASPRSFGMRNFKYVGAIKSALERECPGTVSCADLLALAARDGAAMLGGPSPIPMRTGRRDATASLYGEVERYVPNHNDTVSAVLSRFAAMGLGAEAVVALLGAHSVGRVHCSNLVARLYPAVDGGFEPAYGAYLRGRCPTADAREDTRDVAYARNDRATPMVLDNMYHKNLLKGRGLLLVDQRLASDPRTAPFVRRMAADNGYFGETFAAALVRMSENGPLTGGQGEVRKDCRFVNAK; translated from the exons ATGGGTCTGAGCTCAAGCCTAGCGCCAGTGGCATCTGCACTGCTCTTCTTGTGCTGCTTCACCGCCC GGAATGCTGCCGCTGCCAGTGGTGATGGTGGCGGTGGTCTGAGGCTGAACTTCTACTCCGAGAGCTGCCCGAGGGCGGAGCAGATCGTGAAGGAGCAGGTGAGGAGGCTGTACGAGGAGCACGGCAACACGGCCGTGTCGTGGCTCCGGGCCCTCTTCCACGACTGCACCGTCAAGTCCTGCGACGCGTCGCTGCTCCTGGAGACCGACGCCGCCACGGGCCTCGTCTCCGAGCAGGCCTCCCCGAGGAGCTTCGGCATGCGCAACTTCAAGTACGTGGGCGCCATCAAGTCGGCCCTGGAGCGCGAGTGCCCGGGCACCGTCTCCTGCGCGGACCTCCTCGCGCTGGCCGCCCGGGACGGCGCGGCCATGCTGGGCGGGCCGTCGCCGATCCCGATGCGGACGGGGCGGCGGGACGCCACGGCGAGCCTGTACGGCGAGGTGGAGCGGTACGTCCCGAACCACAACGACACGGTGTCGGCGGTGCTGTCCCGGTTCGCGGCCATGGGGCTGGGCGCGGAGGCCGTGGTGGCGCTGCTGGGCGCGCATTCGGTGGGCCGCGTCCACTGCAGCAACCTGGTGGCGAGGCTGTACCCGGCGGTGGACGGCGGCTTCGAGCCGGCGTACGGCGCGTACCTGCGGGGCCGGTGCCCGACGGCGGACGCGAGGGAGGACACCCGCGACGTGGCGTACGCGCGCAACGACCGCGCCACGCCCATGGTGCTCGACAACATGTACCACAAGAACCTGCTCAAGGGCAGGGGGCTGCTGCTCGTGGACCAGCGGCTCGCGTCCGACCCGCGCACCGCGCCGTTCGTGAGGAGGATGGCGGCTGACAACGGGTACTTTGGTGAGACGTTCGCGGCGGCGCTGGTGAGGATGTCGGAGAACGGGCCGCTCACCGGCGGGCAGGGGGAGGTCAGGAAGGACTGCAGGTTCGTCAACGCTAAGTAA
- the LOC123051379 gene encoding phosphoinositide phospholipase C 2: MGTYKCCLIFKRRFRWTDAPPPDDVRALFDEHSGGAATMGADGLRRYLESTGGDPDAADADAEGEADRLLDQIRLQGHQQRAGPRLPRLGRGQLLGLDDFHRFLFSADLNPPLRRPQVHHDMSQPISHYYVYTGHNSYLTGNQLSSDCSDVPIIKALQRGVRVIELDMWPNSAKDDISILHGRTLTTPVSLLKCLRSIKEYAFVASPYPVIITLEDHLTPELQDKVAKMVLEVFGDILYYPQEEHPKELPSPEFLKGRVLLSTKPPKEYLEAKDGGAVKDGDAEQNPGKGTDDDAAWGTEVPDFKTEIQSAKEEDASEHRRDDDEDDDDEDEQKMQQHLAPQYKHLITIRAGKPKGGTTSDALKCDPNKVRRLSLSEQQLAKAVVNHGTEIVRFTQRNLLRIYPKGTRVTSSNYNPFIGWVHGAQMVAFNMQGYGRALWLMHGFYKANGGCGYVKKPDFLMQSEPEVFDPKKPQPVKKTLKVKVYMGDGWRMDFKQTHFDQYSPPDFYARVGIAGVPADSVMKKTKAVEDNWVPVWGEEFSFGLTVPELALLRVEAHEYDMSEKDDFAGQTVLPVSELQPGIRAVALFDRKGNKFPNVKLLMRFEFV; this comes from the exons ATGGGCACCTACAAGTGCTGCCTCATCTTCAAGCGCCGGTTCCGCTGGACGgacgcgccgccgccggacgaCGTGCGGGCGCTCTTCGACGAGCACTCGGGCGGGGCCGCCACCATGGGCGCCGACGGCCTGCGCCGCTACCTCGAGTCCACGGGCGGCGACCCCgacgccgccgacgccgacgccgagggcGAGGCGGACCGTCTGCTGGACCAGATCCGCCTGCAGGGCCACCAGCAGCGCGCcggcccgcgcctcccgcgcctcgGCCGCGGCCAGCTGCTCGGCCTCGACGACTTCCACCGCTTCCTCTTCTCCGCCGACCTCAacccgcccctccgccgcccgcAGGTCCACCACGACATGTCCCAGCCCATCTCCCACTACTACGTCTACACGGGACACAACTCGTACCTCACCGGCAACCAGCTCAGCAGCGACTGCAGCGACGTCCCCATCATCAAGGCCCTGCAGCGCGGCGTCCGGGTCATCGAGCTCGACATGTGGCCCAACTCCGCCAAGGACGACATCAGCATCCTCCATGGCAG GACATTGACCACCCCGGTTTCGCTGCTGAAATGCTTGAGATCCATCAAAGAGTACGCTTTCGTCGCGTCTCCCTACCCGGTTATCATCACACTCGAAGACCACCTTACACCCGAGCTGCAGGACAAAGTTGCCAAG ATGGTCCTTGAAGTGTTTGGCGACATACTGTACTACCCTCAAGAAGAACATCCCAAAGAACTCCCTTCACCTGAGTTCCTCAAGGGTCGTGTGCTACTATCAACAAAGCCCCCAAAGGAGTACCTTGAAGCCAAGGATGGTGGTGCCGTGAAAGATGGTGATGCGGAGCAGAATCCTGGCAAAGGGACTGACGATGATGCGGCTTGGGGAACAGAAGTCCCAGATTTCAAGACTGAAATCCAGTCTGCTAAA GAGGAGGATGCCTCAGAGCACCGTAGAGATGACGACgaggacgatgacgatgaggacgaACAGAAAATGCAACAGCATCTAGCTCCACAGTATAAACACCTTATTACTATAAGAGCAGGAAAGCCAAAGGGGGGTACTACGTCTGATGCCTTGAAGTGTGACCCAAACAAAGTTAGGCGGCTCAGTTTGAGCGAGCAACAACTTGCCAAAGCTGTAGTTAATCATGGCACCGAAATAGTGAG GTTTACACAGAGGAATCTTCTGAGGATATACCCAAAGGGCACTCGGGTTACTTCATCCAACTATAATCCATTTATTGGTTGGGTGCACGGTGCTCAGATGGTGGCCTTCAATATGCAG GGGTATGGAAGAGCCCTTTGGTTAATGCATGGGTTTTATAAAGCAAATGGTGGCTGTGGCTACGTGAAGAAACCAGATTTCTTGATGCAGTCCGAACCAGAAGTTTTTGATCCAAAAAAGCCTCAACCTGTTAAGAAGACCTTGAAG GTAAAAGTGTACATGGGCGATGGTTGGCGGATGGACTTCAAGCAGACACACTTTGACCAGTATTCTCCTCCAGATTTCTATGCACGG GTCGGGATCGCCGGTGTTCCGGCGGACTCGGTGATGAAGAAGACAAAGGCGGTGGAGGACAACTGGGTGCCGGTGTGGGGGGAGGAGTTCTCCTTCGGCCTGACGGTGCCGGAGCTGGCGCTGCTGCGGGTGGAGGCGCATGAGTACGACATGTCGGAGAAGGACGATTTTGCGGGGCAGACGGTGCTGCCGGTGTCGGAGCTTCAGCCCGGGATCCGCGCGGTGGCGCTCTTCGACCGCAAGGGGAACAAGTTCCCCAACGTCAAGCTCCTAATGCGCTTTGAGTTTGTCTGA